A genomic segment from Candidatus Viadribacter manganicus encodes:
- a CDS encoding phytanoyl-CoA dioxygenase family protein: MSQSVHEFALCPDLAALERDGFVILEDAMAVDELAALKDELEPWLQRTPRCEGDFHGWSTTRVNGLLSKSPTVQRLALHPRLLALAEAALAPACDCIRLNLTQAIRIHPGQRAQAPHRDQEMWPADSKGQIWSLNVMWAVSDFTVANGATRLWPGSHRQAVARDIDPGRAVQAQMTAGSALVYLGTLMHSGGANCSLVDRTGIVVGYCAGWLRTYEEQFLAYPPNIARAFPEPLQRLIGYQWHRPNLGNWEGQDPIAVLQNGQSCAAHRDALPPAIEAELKALVDAGKL; the protein is encoded by the coding sequence ATGTCTCAGTCTGTGCACGAGTTTGCGCTTTGCCCTGATTTGGCTGCGCTGGAGCGTGATGGGTTTGTCATTCTCGAAGACGCGATGGCGGTCGACGAGCTTGCGGCGCTAAAAGATGAGTTGGAGCCTTGGCTGCAGCGCACGCCCCGTTGTGAGGGTGATTTTCATGGCTGGTCGACAACGCGCGTCAACGGCCTTTTGTCAAAGTCGCCGACGGTGCAGCGATTGGCGCTTCATCCACGTTTGTTGGCGCTTGCTGAAGCTGCTTTGGCGCCGGCGTGCGACTGCATAAGGCTAAATCTTACCCAAGCCATTCGTATCCATCCTGGCCAGAGGGCGCAGGCGCCGCACCGAGATCAGGAGATGTGGCCCGCCGACTCCAAGGGACAAATCTGGTCGCTGAACGTGATGTGGGCGGTCAGCGACTTTACGGTCGCGAACGGCGCCACGCGACTTTGGCCGGGTAGCCATCGCCAGGCCGTAGCCCGTGACATTGATCCTGGTCGCGCCGTTCAAGCGCAGATGACGGCAGGCTCAGCGCTCGTCTATCTGGGTACTCTTATGCATAGCGGCGGCGCCAATTGCTCGCTGGTTGATCGCACAGGAATTGTCGTCGGGTATTGCGCTGGCTGGCTGCGCACCTACGAAGAACAATTTTTGGCTTATCCGCCCAACATTGCGCGCGCCTTTCCTGAGCCCTTGCAGCGGCTTATCGGCTATCAGTGGCACAGACCCAATCTCGGCAATTGGGAAGGGCAAGATCCGATTGCCGTGTTGCAAAATGGTCAAAGCTGCGCTGCGCATCGCGATGCCTTGCCGCCGGCGATAGAAGCTGAGCTCAAGGCCCTCGTAGACGCCGGCAAGCTCTAA
- a CDS encoding acyl-homoserine-lactone synthase has translation MIYIVSAENRRRFHHLLTEMHRQRKAVFIDKLKWRLDHSAGLEIDCYDSAEAIYLIETDPATASITSSVRLLPTHVPHLLSEHFSDLCDTPAPRGSHVWEATRFCPAPATPIGAPRRALLGRMIAGIIETAFIFGIEQVTYVTDAALAPLALRAGWNARALGPGRGRGRHKIQAFVADINSEGLRRVRQSYGIGAPLIRFVPADLAKAA, from the coding sequence ATGATCTACATTGTTTCCGCAGAAAATCGGCGCCGGTTTCATCACCTGCTGACTGAGATGCACCGTCAGCGCAAAGCGGTGTTCATCGACAAATTGAAGTGGCGTTTGGACCATAGCGCTGGACTTGAGATTGATTGTTACGACAGCGCTGAAGCGATCTACTTGATTGAGACGGATCCGGCGACGGCATCGATAACGTCGTCGGTGCGGCTGTTGCCGACGCATGTTCCTCATCTTTTGAGCGAGCATTTTTCAGATCTGTGCGACACGCCCGCGCCGCGTGGCTCTCATGTTTGGGAAGCTACGCGCTTTTGTCCGGCGCCGGCGACGCCCATCGGCGCGCCGCGCCGCGCACTTCTCGGACGCATGATCGCAGGGATCATCGAGACCGCCTTTATTTTTGGTATCGAGCAAGTGACTTACGTCACCGATGCGGCGCTCGCACCTTTGGCGTTGCGCGCGGGTTGGAATGCGCGCGCCTTGGGTCCTGGTCGCGGTCGCGGCCGTCACAAGATTCAGGCCTTCGTTGCCGACATCAATAGCGAGGGTCTGCGGCGTGTCCGTCAAAGCTACGGCATCGGCGCGCCGTTAATCCGTTTTGTACCTGCCGACTTGGCCAAAGCAGCTTGA
- a CDS encoding LuxR family transcriptional regulator: protein MPKSKVALDFLEFCERQTDAALIEKRFVSTLEGLGYRYIACASHVDPLRPRPGGVSIVNYPTPWLEQYSSGNFALIDPVLLAARVMPAPFNWADALGHMRLNRQQKRVLAEGASFGLSAGLTIPLRSPDIVPASCSLVAGPDGVDPLYLAETLMIVVFGHGAMHRCLNPNAIREPVVLARRERECLALVGRGKSDWVIGEVLGLSARTAHNAIERAKRRYGVSGRVQAVMRAVFDGQIMVDDLSDG, encoded by the coding sequence ATGCCAAAGAGCAAAGTCGCGCTGGACTTCCTCGAGTTTTGCGAAAGACAGACCGACGCGGCTTTAATTGAAAAGCGGTTCGTGTCGACGTTAGAGGGGCTCGGCTATCGCTATATCGCTTGCGCGTCGCACGTTGATCCGCTGCGACCGCGGCCGGGCGGCGTCAGCATCGTCAATTATCCCACCCCTTGGCTGGAGCAATATTCGTCAGGCAATTTTGCCTTGATCGATCCGGTGCTCTTGGCGGCGCGGGTGATGCCCGCGCCATTTAATTGGGCGGACGCGCTTGGCCATATGCGCCTCAATCGCCAGCAAAAGCGCGTGCTCGCCGAGGGCGCGTCCTTTGGCTTGTCGGCTGGGCTGACAATTCCGTTGCGCTCGCCTGATATCGTGCCGGCTTCTTGCTCGCTCGTTGCCGGTCCTGATGGTGTCGACCCCTTATATTTGGCTGAGACCCTGATGATCGTGGTCTTTGGGCATGGCGCGATGCATCGGTGTTTAAATCCAAACGCGATCAGAGAGCCTGTTGTTCTGGCGCGGCGCGAGCGCGAATGTTTAGCGCTGGTCGGGCGCGGCAAAAGCGATTGGGTGATTGGCGAGGTTTTGGGTTTGAGTGCGCGGACAGCCCACAACGCAATCGAACGCGCGAAGAGACGCTACGGCGTTTCCGGTCGTGTCCAAGCGGTGATGCGGGCTGTTTTCGATGGGCAAATCATGGTCGACGATTTGTCCGATGGCTGA
- a CDS encoding ArdC family protein: MSSSSPNHAPRDLGAEITSKILAALDQGVMPWRKPWDGARTSPALPRRATGECYRGVNTIILWHAAATQGYTSPYWMSFKQAVKLGARVRKGEHGERIVYYGAAERTRTTSDGHECKEAFRFLKSYVAFNADQIDGLPNLFHPAPCAAAALPLNAHECWFNGLGITRILSRDIACYVPSRDVIAMPPLGAFDSAEAYAATLNHEAVHATAAPHRVGRQLPPRADIEKLAAEELVAEIGAAILGAHLNLPPAHIFDHAAYIEHWMNLLRSDKRAFLHAAAQAQAAVDWLLMKSPPVGRVSDAQCEHDTGGGEISFASCLQHLKGFSYVAT, from the coding sequence ATGTCGTCATCATCACCCAATCACGCACCGCGCGACCTCGGCGCAGAAATCACTTCCAAGATACTGGCCGCGCTCGACCAAGGCGTCATGCCTTGGCGCAAGCCCTGGGATGGGGCCAGAACCAGCCCCGCGCTGCCGCGCCGTGCGACCGGCGAATGCTATCGGGGTGTCAACACAATCATCCTTTGGCATGCTGCGGCCACGCAAGGTTACACATCGCCGTACTGGATGAGCTTTAAACAAGCGGTCAAACTCGGCGCGCGCGTGCGTAAAGGTGAACACGGCGAACGGATTGTCTATTATGGCGCAGCCGAGCGTACACGCACCACAAGCGACGGCCACGAATGCAAAGAAGCCTTTCGCTTCTTGAAGTCCTACGTCGCCTTCAACGCAGACCAGATTGATGGTTTGCCAAATCTCTTTCACCCTGCGCCCTGTGCGGCGGCGGCCCTTCCTCTGAACGCGCACGAATGCTGGTTCAACGGCCTTGGCATCACGCGGATCTTATCGCGCGACATCGCCTGCTACGTACCAAGCCGCGATGTCATCGCTATGCCACCGCTTGGCGCCTTCGACAGTGCAGAAGCCTATGCTGCGACGCTGAACCATGAGGCTGTGCACGCGACAGCTGCGCCCCACCGGGTCGGGCGCCAATTGCCGCCCCGCGCCGACATCGAAAAGCTCGCCGCCGAAGAGCTCGTTGCCGAGATCGGCGCGGCTATCCTCGGCGCACATCTCAATCTGCCGCCGGCTCACATCTTCGATCACGCCGCCTATATTGAGCATTGGATGAACTTGTTGCGATCCGACAAACGCGCCTTCTTGCACGCCGCCGCCCAGGCGCAAGCAGCCGTCGATTGGCTGCTGATGAAGAGCCCTCCAGTTGGCCGCGTAAGTGACGCGCAATGCGAGCACGATACAGGCGGCGGCGAAATCAGTTTCGCCTCCTGTCTCCAGCACCTCAAGGGATTTTCATATGTCGCAACTTAA
- a CDS encoding DUF7146 domain-containing protein, which yields MSQLKRIVDVMGGALLDGGRRALIRGPGHGPADRSVSLFENADGRVLIHCFSPRDNWRQVRAELAELGLLEEEQAERSNTHEALVRVRSEQNQEDRRTRMLRLWDEAQPIQTTIAERYLRGRAIEGELPSSEVLRFHPNMTSLEDRERRGALMAALVDGNGDLQGVQVTLLSSHGAAKAALTTPRRTIGRLMGCYVRIDAPGETLIVAEGLETALSARRALGAGAWAFLGSENLARFEPPPVVDKLIIAADNDPAGLAAAERLADRMKGELSSTIAPPPKGFSDWNDFARAARTE from the coding sequence ATGTCGCAACTTAAACGCATCGTCGACGTCATGGGCGGCGCCCTGCTGGACGGCGGACGACGCGCGTTGATACGAGGTCCAGGGCACGGGCCCGCCGATCGCTCAGTATCACTCTTTGAAAACGCCGACGGGCGCGTGCTCATTCACTGCTTTAGTCCCCGCGATAATTGGCGCCAGGTGCGCGCCGAGCTCGCAGAACTAGGTTTGCTCGAAGAAGAACAAGCAGAGCGATCAAACACGCATGAAGCACTCGTGCGCGTGCGATCGGAGCAGAACCAAGAAGATCGCCGCACCCGCATGCTTCGCCTTTGGGACGAAGCGCAACCAATCCAGACGACGATCGCAGAGCGATATCTACGCGGGCGCGCGATCGAAGGCGAACTGCCAAGCTCAGAGGTGCTGCGCTTTCATCCCAATATGACAAGTCTCGAGGACCGCGAGCGACGCGGCGCATTAATGGCGGCGCTGGTCGACGGCAATGGCGATTTGCAAGGCGTACAAGTCACCTTGCTCTCTTCACATGGCGCCGCCAAAGCTGCACTTACAACCCCGCGACGGACGATTGGCCGATTGATGGGGTGCTACGTCCGCATCGATGCGCCCGGAGAAACATTGATTGTTGCTGAGGGACTTGAGACCGCGCTCTCAGCCAGACGGGCGCTGGGCGCCGGCGCATGGGCCTTCTTGGGCTCTGAAAACCTAGCCCGCTTCGAACCACCGCCGGTCGTTGATAAGCTCATCATCGCCGCCGACAACGACCCAGCGGGCCTTGCCGCCGCCGAGCGATTGGCCGATCGGATGAAGGGCGAACTGAGCTCTACGATCGCGCCGCCGCCGAAAGGCTTTTCAGACTGGAACGATTTTGCGCGAGCCGCGCGCACTGAGTGA
- a CDS encoding single-stranded DNA-binding protein, translated as MNSNRVTLIGKLLDDPKVRTIELRGGSSDIVSLWLEVRNGERVDRFTVEIYCPAQQEAAKAMRQGVRAEVTGALRHDRWKDKTTSKWIGKVFVAIDPAEGKIKSLGLADNL; from the coding sequence ATGAACAGCAACCGTGTCACACTTATTGGAAAGCTTTTGGACGATCCAAAGGTTCGAACGATCGAACTGCGCGGCGGCTCAAGCGACATCGTCTCGCTCTGGCTTGAAGTTCGCAACGGCGAACGCGTCGATCGCTTCACCGTTGAGATCTACTGCCCAGCTCAGCAAGAAGCCGCAAAAGCCATGCGTCAAGGCGTTCGAGCGGAAGTCACCGGTGCGCTTCGCCACGATCGCTGGAAAGACAAGACCACTTCAAAATGGATTGGCAAAGTTTTCGTCGCCATCGACCCCGCCGAAGGCAAGATCAAATCCCTAGGTCTTGCAGACAATCTCTGA
- a CDS encoding S26 family signal peptidase: MRCRILAFAAASVATLCALTALTLPATKDIVLYNHSDSIPRGFYLRSNAPIAIDAFVTVRAGDVAPAAARQRRFDGADDRFIKRVAALEGDHICLTGDVLIINGGPPIRRRSHDNQNAPLPRWTGCRALAQGEVLLLGDSPDSFDGRYWGPTQRHSIEGVWRQL, encoded by the coding sequence ATGCGATGCAGAATTCTCGCCTTCGCCGCCGCCAGCGTCGCAACGCTTTGCGCGTTGACGGCGCTTACGCTGCCGGCGACCAAGGATATCGTCCTCTACAATCACTCAGATTCAATACCGCGCGGCTTTTACCTCAGAAGCAACGCGCCTATTGCCATTGACGCCTTCGTTACCGTGCGCGCCGGCGACGTTGCGCCGGCGGCTGCACGCCAGCGCCGGTTCGATGGCGCAGATGACCGTTTCATCAAGCGTGTGGCCGCCCTCGAAGGCGATCATATTTGCCTGACAGGCGATGTCCTGATCATCAATGGCGGCCCACCCATCAGGCGACGCAGCCATGATAACCAAAATGCGCCACTGCCACGATGGACCGGTTGTCGTGCGCTCGCTCAGGGCGAAGTCTTACTTCTCGGAGACAGCCCTGACTCTTTTGACGGTCGCTATTGGGGACCAACACAGCGCCACAGCATCGAAGGCGTGTGGCGACAACTTTGA
- a CDS encoding Fic family protein codes for MSWNWEAPDWPRFRWDAGRLARAEVLFAQQAGVLVGSVQHLEPVVRDGFAIQWMTGEAYDTSAIEGEMLDRDSVQSSIQRQLGLKSERRAGPAEAGIAELMVDVYRNIAAPVDETRLFSWHAMVMHGRRDLTVVGGYRTHAEPMQIVSGPFQNQRVHFEAPPSSAVGAEMRAFFSWLEESAPSGTSPLSALTRAGVGHLWFESIHPFEDGNGRIGRALLETMLAQGLARPVLTGAAGTFLRRQKEYYQALEDASRTLDITDWLVWFASAVIEAQRRTEAQLSFVIDKARLMARVSGAINTRQERALLRMFEAGPEGFAGGLSAKNYMTITGAATATATRDLAELVTLGALTRTGDLKSTRYHLAVEPRSIAPVTSDMI; via the coding sequence ATGTCATGGAATTGGGAAGCCCCCGACTGGCCGCGTTTTCGATGGGATGCTGGCCGTTTGGCCAGGGCGGAGGTGCTTTTCGCCCAGCAGGCAGGTGTCCTGGTGGGGTCGGTCCAGCATCTTGAGCCAGTGGTTCGAGATGGATTTGCGATCCAATGGATGACTGGCGAGGCGTACGACACCTCGGCCATCGAAGGAGAGATGCTCGATCGCGACAGCGTCCAATCTTCGATTCAACGCCAGCTGGGTTTGAAGTCAGAGCGTAGAGCCGGGCCGGCGGAGGCGGGTATCGCCGAACTCATGGTCGACGTTTATCGGAATATCGCAGCGCCCGTCGACGAGACGCGTCTCTTCAGCTGGCACGCGATGGTGATGCATGGCCGAAGAGACCTCACTGTCGTGGGCGGCTATCGCACTCATGCCGAACCGATGCAGATCGTGTCAGGTCCGTTTCAAAATCAGCGGGTGCACTTTGAAGCGCCGCCAAGCAGCGCCGTCGGCGCCGAAATGCGCGCGTTCTTTTCCTGGTTGGAGGAGAGCGCTCCAAGCGGAACCTCACCTTTAAGCGCACTCACTCGTGCGGGAGTGGGGCACCTTTGGTTTGAGAGCATCCACCCATTCGAGGATGGCAATGGCCGCATAGGACGCGCGTTATTAGAGACGATGCTTGCACAAGGTTTGGCGAGACCAGTGCTTACAGGCGCAGCTGGCACGTTCTTGCGTCGACAAAAAGAGTATTATCAAGCGCTGGAGGATGCGAGCCGGACTCTCGACATCACCGACTGGCTTGTCTGGTTCGCGAGCGCCGTGATCGAAGCGCAGCGACGCACTGAAGCGCAACTCTCGTTTGTCATCGACAAGGCGCGTTTAATGGCGCGTGTCAGCGGTGCGATCAATACCCGTCAAGAGCGTGCTCTTTTGCGTATGTTCGAAGCGGGGCCAGAGGGCTTTGCTGGCGGTTTGAGCGCAAAGAATTATATGACGATTACTGGCGCTGCGACGGCCACGGCAACGCGTGATCTTGCAGAACTTGTCACACTTGGCGCGCTTACGCGTACCGGTGATTTGAAGTCGACGCGCTATCATCTGGCCGTGGAGCCACGCTCGATAGCGCCGGTGACGAGCGATATGATCTAG
- a CDS encoding tyrosine-type recombinase/integrase codes for MPLTEPQVRTAKPDERAYKLYDSGGLFLLVTPSGGKIWRFRFKRDGKEKLLSLGTYPIVGLSAARKKRNAAIEKLQDGVDPAEERRQLKLARMQARKHTFKSVALEWHAMREDEWTPDYARQVLSRLEADVFPALGDKAVAEIKPAQMLEVLKAVEARGVLETNRRLKQYCSAIFRYGIASQYCEHDPAAPLKGALKSPGRPKHHSTIPRSEVGAFLLKLDAYDGDIETRIAINLALLMAPRTTELRAAQWTEFEQFHDAERALWRIPEARMKMGEQHLVPLSRQARTLLSVLRERTGRSKFLFPSGTREGVMSNNTMLFGLYRMGYHGRLTTHGFRRLFSTEANEQGWNEDWVERQLAHDERDRVRAAYNAAQYLPQRRELMQWWADRLDAWKAEEIAKRGLTSDGDDGSQRR; via the coding sequence ATGCCCCTTACAGAACCACAAGTCCGCACCGCCAAGCCTGACGAGCGCGCTTACAAACTCTACGATTCTGGCGGGCTGTTTTTGCTGGTCACGCCAAGTGGCGGCAAGATTTGGCGCTTTCGTTTCAAGCGCGACGGCAAAGAGAAATTGCTCTCATTGGGGACTTATCCAATCGTCGGGCTCAGCGCTGCGCGCAAGAAGCGCAACGCCGCGATTGAGAAACTACAAGACGGCGTCGACCCCGCTGAAGAGCGTCGCCAACTCAAGCTGGCGCGGATGCAGGCGCGCAAACACACGTTCAAATCCGTTGCGCTTGAATGGCACGCGATGCGTGAGGACGAATGGACGCCAGATTATGCGCGCCAAGTTCTTAGTCGCCTTGAAGCAGACGTGTTCCCGGCGCTCGGTGACAAGGCGGTGGCGGAGATCAAGCCGGCGCAGATGTTGGAAGTGCTGAAGGCGGTTGAAGCGCGCGGCGTGCTCGAAACCAATCGGCGTCTAAAGCAGTACTGCTCGGCGATCTTTCGGTACGGCATTGCGAGCCAATATTGCGAGCATGATCCGGCCGCGCCGCTTAAGGGCGCACTAAAGTCGCCCGGTCGGCCGAAGCACCATAGTACGATACCCAGATCAGAGGTCGGCGCGTTTCTTCTTAAGCTCGATGCTTATGATGGCGATATCGAAACGCGTATCGCCATCAACTTGGCGTTGCTTATGGCGCCGCGCACGACTGAATTGCGAGCAGCGCAATGGACCGAGTTCGAGCAGTTTCATGATGCCGAGCGAGCGCTTTGGCGAATTCCCGAGGCGCGCATGAAGATGGGTGAGCAGCATCTTGTGCCGCTATCGCGTCAGGCGCGCACACTTCTCTCTGTGCTGCGAGAGCGTACGGGCAGGTCGAAATTTTTGTTTCCGAGCGGCACGCGCGAAGGCGTAATGTCGAACAACACGATGCTGTTTGGGCTCTATCGCATGGGTTACCATGGTCGCCTGACAACACATGGGTTTCGTCGCTTGTTTTCTACCGAGGCCAACGAGCAGGGTTGGAACGAAGATTGGGTGGAACGGCAACTGGCGCATGATGAGCGGGATCGGGTACGCGCAGCTTACAATGCCGCTCAATACCTGCCTCAACGCCGGGAGCTGATGCAGTGGTGGGCTGATCGACTGGACGCTTGGAAAGCGGAAGAGATCGCAAAACGCGGGCTGACTTCTGATGGTGATGACGGCTCACAGCGGCGGTGA
- the msrA gene encoding peptide-methionine (S)-S-oxide reductase MsrA, with product MARSTVMPAPEHILPGRPDPIATAATHFVNGNALKPPFPSGLEEAVLGLGCFWGAERKFWQTPGVWSTSAGYAGGTTPNPTYEEVCSGRTGHTEVVRVIFDPKQISYEQLLKVFFESHDPTQGMRQGGDIGTQYRSAIYTTSNVQKRTAEAALKAYDEKLRAAGYGAVTTELRDAPEYFYAEDYHQQYLAKNPNGYCGIGGTGITCPIGLSIP from the coding sequence ATGGCCCGATCCACCGTCATGCCCGCCCCCGAGCACATCTTGCCGGGACGGCCCGACCCCATCGCCACCGCCGCCACCCATTTCGTGAACGGCAACGCCCTAAAGCCGCCCTTCCCGTCAGGCCTCGAAGAGGCCGTGCTCGGTCTTGGCTGCTTCTGGGGCGCCGAGCGCAAATTCTGGCAGACGCCGGGCGTATGGAGCACGTCGGCAGGCTATGCCGGCGGGACAACGCCGAACCCGACCTATGAAGAAGTCTGCTCAGGCCGCACCGGCCACACGGAAGTTGTGCGTGTGATCTTCGACCCCAAGCAGATCAGCTACGAGCAATTGCTCAAGGTCTTCTTCGAAAGCCACGACCCGACCCAGGGCATGCGCCAGGGCGGCGACATCGGCACGCAGTATCGTTCCGCCATCTACACGACTTCCAACGTGCAAAAGCGCACAGCCGAAGCGGCGCTGAAGGCATACGATGAGAAGCTGCGTGCGGCCGGCTACGGCGCAGTCACCACCGAGCTTCGTGACGCGCCCGAATATTTCTATGCCGAAGACTATCATCAACAATACCTGGCCAAGAACCCAAACGGTTACTGCGGCATCGGAGGAACCGGCATCACTTGTCCCATCGGACTGAGCATCCCGTAG
- a CDS encoding response regulator — MSSHARICLIDDDIFVRDAMALGLGDAGFDVITAPGAAAGFDILTRESIEAVITDMNMPGTDGARFIAEARGRWPNIPIIAISGAAVINGRNTADVARELGANATLIKPFRARELAALIERVLAAAGPPG; from the coding sequence ATGAGTTCACACGCCCGTATTTGCTTGATCGACGATGATATCTTCGTCCGTGATGCGATGGCGCTCGGACTTGGCGATGCCGGCTTTGATGTGATTACGGCACCGGGCGCCGCAGCTGGTTTCGACATCCTCACTCGCGAGAGCATTGAAGCTGTCATCACAGACATGAACATGCCCGGAACCGACGGCGCGCGATTCATCGCAGAGGCACGCGGTCGCTGGCCGAACATTCCGATCATCGCAATCTCCGGCGCTGCCGTGATCAACGGACGCAATACCGCTGACGTTGCGCGGGAACTCGGCGCGAACGCCACTCTCATAAAGCCGTTTCGAGCACGCGAGCTTGCGGCCTTGATTGAACGTGTGCTCGCCGCTGCCGGGCCGCCCGGCTGA